In Scheffersomyces stipitis CBS 6054 chromosome 8, complete sequence, one DNA window encodes the following:
- a CDS encoding predicted protein, whose amino-acid sequence MPPHSYLLRRNTPIRRTPQVSWKKLLYLKQPFPDNYTDQSFLSQLKRNTTVAKYSYIKLVKDFSLIVFYISVILVVVLMFTGIYLHQWSSMLPTMVTSALSISGFIILKVFDKSYNTKVGKIGYYSQRLNMKSFVLIIFILLILSPVLKSLTKSTASDSIWALSFILCVCNTIFHDYSMNSSSSDVSELQYRPIISTNISLSNSIVLASRLGSTSQVFFFVLFSIQVNILLPLFDFNARRAQFYRLHWTVYFIVFNFVNYLIILLLGTKFLFYWFVAVLGIVFLMPAYFLFLQRYKNELQGPWDTAKPIINTN is encoded by the coding sequence ATGCCTCCCCACAGCTACTTGTTAAGGCGCAACACTCCGATACGACGTACTCCGCAAGTATCGTGGAAGAAATTGCTCTATTTGAAACAGCCTTTTCCAGACAACTATACAGACCAATCATTTCTATCTCAACTCAAGAGAAACACTACCGTTGCCAAATACTCGTATATCAAACTTGTCAAAGATTTCTCTTTGATAGTGTTTTACATTTCGGTGATATTGGTGGTCGTGCTTATGTTCACGGGAATCTACTTGCACCAATGGAGTTCGATGCTTCCTACTATGGTGACTAGTGCTCTCTCGATACTGGGGTTTATCATATTGAAAGTTTTCGATAAGAGCTACAACACTAAAGTAGGCAAAATTGGTTATTATTCTCAACGGTTGAATATGAAATCATTTGTTctcattatcttcattttgCTAATCCTTTCGCCGGTACTTAAGTCCTTGACCAAGTCGACTGCTTCTGATTCTATCTGGGCTCTATCGTTCATTCTTTGCGTGTGTAATACGATATTCCACGACTATTCCATGAACTCGTCGTCCCTGGATGTTTCAGAGCTTCAGTATAGACCAATAATATCGACCAATATCTCACTTTCCAACTCTATTGTGCTTGCTTCTAGATTGGGAAGCACGTCTCaggtattcttctttgttctCTTCTCGATTCAGGTGAATATTCTCCTACCAttgtttgacttcaatGCCAGAAGAGCTCAGTTTTACAGATTACACTGGACGGTGTACTTTATCGTCTTCAATTTCGTCAACTATTTGATCATACTATTGTTGGGGACGAAGTTCCTTTTCTACTGGTTTGTGGCTGTATTGGGCATTGTTTTCTTAATGCCAGCATATTTCTTATTTCTCCAGCGTTATAAGAACGAACTACAAGGACCTTGGGACACGGCCAAGCCCATCATCAATACAAACTAG